A genome region from Lucilia cuprina isolate Lc7/37 chromosome 3, ASM2204524v1, whole genome shotgun sequence includes the following:
- the LOC111680512 gene encoding pyrimidine-specific ribonucleoside hydrolase RihA yields the protein MASRNYVIFDCDGGSDDAWALLLLLKAEAENHLSILGITICGSGNTTLHNAAYNMLRILRACGRDEIPIFLGAAESLLSVEDHEKRPLFHGKDGFGDVLPQDEDIDVQDMVEGEHAVAAINQFCIENPRQVTIIAVGPLTNIALCYSMYGQEFSYNIKELYIMGGNHQGVGNYSRSAEFNFFNDPEAAHIVLTKSKCPITILPWEPCMHDRFFICIKWRLEQFGSKASQNPAVDLLNLVEAAQYLPPGYKGWNPCDAMLVATFLFNTQIILKQSHWHCVVDLNGHTRGQMVLDHLQEVDKNPKNVRIIELIDAEFFKKVAEWGSGLRELKVDLTSGKEAIKAEIKQENGC from the exons ATGGCCTCCCGAAATTATGTGATATTTGATTGTGATGGTGGTAGTGATGATGCCTGGGCCTTGCTGTTGCTACTTAAAGCGGAAGCAGAAAATCATTTAAGTATTTTAGGCATCACCATATGCGGCAGTGGCAATACAACACTACACAATGCAGCTTACAATATGTTGAGAATATTAAGGGCTTGTGGCAGAGATGAG ATACCAATATTCCTAGGAGCCGCTGAATCTCTTTTATCGGTCGAAGATCACGAAAAACGTCCTCTATTCCATGGCAAAGATGGTTTTGGTGATGTTTTGCCACAGGATGAAGATATTGACGTACAGGATATGGTGGAAGGTGAACATGCTGTGGCAGCAATTAATCAATTTTGTATAGAG AATCCCCGACAAGTTACAATAATTGCTGTGGGACCTTTAACGAATATAGCTTTATGCTATTCCATGTATGGTCAGGAGTTTTCTTATAATATTAAGGAATTGTATATAATGGGTGGAAATCATCAgg gtGTCGGCAACTACTCCAGATCtgcagaatttaattttttcaatgacCCTGAAGCTGCCCATATTGTCTTAACCAAATCAAAGTGTCCTATAACTATATTGCCCTGGGAGCCCTGTATGCATGACAGATTTTTCATATGCATA AAATGGCGTCTTGAACAATTCGGTTCTAAAGCTAGTCAAAACCCCGCCGTCGACTTGCTAAATCTAGTCGAAGCTGCTCAGTATTTACCACCCGGCTATAAGGGCTGGAATCCCTGCGATGCCATGCTTGTCGCTACCTTTCTATTCAATAcccaaataatattaaaacaaagtcATTGGCATTGTGTGGTCGATTTAAATGGCCATACACGCGGTCAAATGGTTCTAGATCATTTACAGGAGGTGgataaaaatcctaaaaatgtTCGTATTATTGAGCTGATAGATGCggaattctttaaaaaagttgccGAATGGGGTTCGGGGTTAAGAGAGTTAAAAGTGGATTTAACGAGCGGTAAGGAAGCGATAAAGGCGGAAATAAAACAGGAAAATGGCTGTTGA